DNA sequence from the Cellulophaga sp. HaHaR_3_176 genome:
TGCGCATTAAACCTAATGCCTTCTATATTTTCTGATTTGAGGTCAACTTTTGTTTTACCTATAAATTCTATCGCATTCGATTTAAATAAAACCACAAGTTGTTCTAGCATTTCCAAATCACCAAAACACTCTTCTAAAACAGGTTCTAAGTCAATTTCATCAATATATAAATGATCAATTTTCGAAACTATGGGTTGTGTTTTCATAGCTATATTATTATTTAATTTATTTGTGTTTAATCGTATTTTTCTAAATAACTCTTCGGGGTTGAAAGGTTTAAGCAAATAATCATTTATACCACTTTCTAGACATAAATCACTATCCTTTACAGTAAAATCAGCTGTTAAAGCTATTATTGGCACTGATCTTATTTCTTTACTGCTATTGTTTCTTATCTTTTTTGAAATATTAAAGCCAGTTGTATTAGTCAAGTGCAAATCCATTATAATAAGTTCTATACTTTCATTTTTTAAAATAAGTAACCCATCATTTTCATTGTCTGTTATAAAAACATTACATCCCCAATTATCAAGTCTATTTTTAATCAATTTTTGACTTAAAACACTATCTTCAAAAACTAATACTTTTAAGTTTTCTAGTAATTTTCTTTTAGGGTTTTGGTTTTGGCTTCCTTTTTTATTTTCAATTTCAATGTGTTCAATAATGCTATAGGGAATAGAAAAATTAAACTCGGTACCTACACCTATTTTACTTTTAACTGTAATATTACCTCCCAAGTGTTCAATAATATTTTTTATAATACCTAATTCTAAATCTGATCTTTCGTGATTTTCGTGATTATTTTTGATTATTTTAGGCTCATAATTAAAAATATCATCTAATTGATTTTGGCTCATCCCTAAGCCTGTATCTTTAATTTTAAAATTTAAAAATACGTGACTTTTAACGTTGGATTCAAGCGATACATTGACATCTACAGTACCTTTGTTTGTAACCTTTATAGCATTACCTACTAGGTTTAAAATAATTTGAAATAACTTAGATGGATCGCCTATTACTATTTTAGGAATTTCATCTGAAATAAATATATTTAAAGTAACTCCTTCATTAACAATTAGTGTTTTTAATAAAAAAATAACTTCCTTTAAAACATTATGAAAATTAAATTCAATTGCTTCAAAACTTACATTACCTAGACTACGTTTTGAAAACTCAGACAGCTCGTTAATAATATTTAAAAGAGTATTAGATACTGATTTTATATCATTTACATACGTATTTTGTAAAGTCGTAAGTTTTTCTTCTGCTAATAAATCTGCAGAATTTAAGATAGCGTTTAAAGGAGTTCTAAGTTCATTACTTAGGTTTGATAAAAGAAGGTCTTGTTTATCTTTTTTATTAAAAGGTTTACTCTCTATTGAATTTAAATCTATTTTCTTTATACCTCCTGAATTTAGCTCATTAGGTTTTAATTCTTTTTTACCTTTTAAATTTTCTTTAAAAGATTGAAAAGATTTTTTTAGGCTAGAAGCCTGATCAGAAGTTAGTTCTTCAAAAGAAAAGCTATTTAGCTTCGACTCTAAATCGTTTATATAGGTTAGTAGCTCGTTTGATTTCAAAATTAATTTAGATTTGGGTCTAAATTTTTACTTTAACTTGAAAAAACAATCAAATTAAAACAAGATCTAGGGGGTTATTTCATATAAAGTTCCCTTAATAGCTCTTGTAAACCAATAAAATGTTACCTAACTAGCTATAGTTGTTGTAAAAACACAAAAATTGGAGGTTTAAAACATATATGATTTATGTATTTGAACCGAAAAGAAGGTGATTTTAACAGATAAAAATGCATTTATAAAAATGAAAAACAAACATAAGATACTGAAAAACAGAAGTTTAACAAACGTTTGCAGAAACTTTACATAAACTATGTAAAAGAAAAAGTCTTAATTTAAAATTATAAATTAAGACTTTTAATTAATTGAAAATCAGATAATTACTTATTCTTGAGATGCTAATCGGTCTTTAACATATTCAATTTTTGTTTTATGATGAGCAAGAGGTTTACCTTCTGCATCTAAATTTACCATAATAATATTATCAACTGTAACAATAGTTTCATGCGTCATTTTATTACGAACTTCACAATTTAAAGTTAAAGATGATACACCGAATTTAACTACTTCAATACCAATTTCAACAATATCGCCTTTAACAGCAGTACTCATAAAATTAATTTCTGACATGTATTTTGTTACTACTTTTTTATTCTCTAATTGAATAATGCTGTAAAGAGCAGCTTCCTCATCAATCCAAGCTAAAAGTGTACCTCCAAAAAGTGTTTCGTTAGCATTTAAGTCTTCTGGTTTTACCCATTTTCTAGTATGAAATCTCATAACCTTGTATTTTTTGTGTAAAATTAATGAAACATTTAATGGTTAGAATAACAATGAGCCAGAATCCGTAAGCGTTTTGGGAATACTTAAATTAGTCCCTAGCTTTTTATTTAAATTAGTAATAAAGTGTGCCGATAATAATGGAGACTCCAATTCCATATTTTGATGAATAAAGAAATGAATGTTATTCAAACCTTTTACCTTCCAATCTTGTAATTTAAGTATCCAATCATCTAACCTATCTTTATCACTTGGGTGGTTTGCACCAACATAACGTATAAAAGCTTCATTATTTGTTAAACGCATATGCATAATATCTCTTCTGCCTGCTGTATCAACAAGTATGTTAGTTATATTATTTTCTTCTAACAAATGATATAATTCTTGAGATACTACTTTATCATTAAACCAATCTGTATGTCTGAACTCCATCGCCAATGGATATTCTTTTGGCCAATATTCAACAAATTTCACTACTCTATCCCAATTTTTAGGCCCGAAATTATTATGCATTTGCAAAAATATGGTTCCTAATTTTTCTTTTAAATGAGCTGATACATTTAAAAACTCATCTATATATGGGTATGCATCATCATTTAACCTTCTTAAATGACTGACATTTTGTACTATTTTAGGAAAGAATTTAAAATCAGAAGGTGTTTTATCGTACCATTTTTGATGTTGCTCGGCAGGAAAAATTCTGTAAAAAGTAGCATTTAATTCTATACTATTAAATTGAGTAGCATAATAAGCTAACTCATCTTTTGTACCCTTTGGATAGAAATTTTTTAAATCTTGTTTATTCCATTTAGCACAGCCAACTGAAACATTAAATGTAGTAATATCTTTATATTTAGATAAATTAACCTCTGTATATGGGTCATCAACTGGTATTGTAAAATCAATTAAATCGGGGTTTTCAACCTTTCCAAATTTCATAAATCAAATTAGATTATTAAAATAATTACTTTCAAATTTAACGAACGTTAGCCAAAATTGTTTATAAGAGCGTTAAAAACTAAACAAATAAATAGAGAAATAGCATTTTGTATTTTATATCTTTAAACAAAACTGTACTGATGAACGAAAGAAATCATAGCATGTTAAAAATTCGACCAGAAATTGCTACGGCTCGAATTACAGAAAATATGAGTAGTAACGAATATTTTCAAAATAAAACATTAAGACCTATTTTAAAAGCACAAAACCCACTTTTACTTGCTGTTTTTAAAAATTATATTAAAAAACATAAAAACAATTATTATACTTTTTCCTTAGAAAAAAGATTAGGTTTTATAGAGAATGCAATACAAAAAGATATAAAGTTTAGAAATTCTTTAAAAGGTATTTTAATAGGCCTATTTACATTAGACGAGTACGAATTATATATACAAAACTCATCTGCTTTAAATAAACGAATGATGGGTATGGTTATAGATCGCTTAAAAGATCAAATTCAGTTTTTTGAAGAAGAGAAAACATTAATCAAATAACGATTCTCCGTTTAAGTCTGTTGTCAAAATATCACTCATTAAATCAAAAAACGGTCTAATAGCTTTAAAAGAGGCAACTGTATTTTCTGAAAATTTTGAAGAGATCACTTCTTTATCTGTTACATTTTTAACAAAAATAAATTGCTTTTTTTTAATTAAATCGATGTCTTTATGTTCCTTATCAAAATTTCTAGGTGCTGTTTTTAATTCATCTCCTGTAATATTACCCCATACTTTTTTTAGCGAAGGCTCATTTATAGTTTGTCTAAACTCATCAGCATCTAACTCCAACTCCTTTCTAACCCTTAATAAATCTTCTTTATTCGGTTCCCAAAAACCTGCTGCAATAAAACTTTCTCTTGGTTTTATTCTAACATAATATCCCCCTCTAAGCTTAGCTCCTGCTCTTGTAAACGAACAAGCAAAATGTTCTTTATAAGGTGTTTTATCTTTCGAAAAACGAACATCTCTGTAAATACGAAAAAGCTTCATTTTTTCTATCTCATCTGTAGTATTAAGCCCTTCCATAACAGCCTTATTAAAACTTTTTATTAAAGTCTCTTTTTCTTTAAACAAAGGTTTATGCTCATCAAACCACTCACGTGTATTATTTTTCTTTAAATTCTCTAAAAAATCTAACACATCTTTTGTTAGTACTACCTTTTCCATGCGACTTAAAAATTTTAAACAAATTTATAGAGAAAGTTAACCATTTTAATCAAGCAGCTATTAAAATATTGGTTAATTTTGACATATACTATCTTATACCATGGATTCGAAATCAATTATAGACAAGATAAATCACCATAAAAAACAACCTAACTTAAGATTTAAACTTAAAGAAAAGGTTCAATCTTTTACCGATAAGCTTTTTTATACGCTTTTCGATATTGATACCCCAGTTGAGAAAAATCTATTAGAATTAGAACTACTTTTTGACGAACTAGTTGATTTAGGCTGTTGGGATATAGATAAGCCTTGTAAAAAAGTGTGGGATAGTTATGTAGTTAAGCTT
Encoded proteins:
- a CDS encoding response regulator, with amino-acid sequence MKSNELLTYINDLESKLNSFSFEELTSDQASSLKKSFQSFKENLKGKKELKPNELNSGGIKKIDLNSIESKPFNKKDKQDLLLSNLSNELRTPLNAILNSADLLAEEKLTTLQNTYVNDIKSVSNTLLNIINELSEFSKRSLGNVSFEAIEFNFHNVLKEVIFLLKTLIVNEGVTLNIFISDEIPKIVIGDPSKLFQIILNLVGNAIKVTNKGTVDVNVSLESNVKSHVFLNFKIKDTGLGMSQNQLDDIFNYEPKIIKNNHENHERSDLELGIIKNIIEHLGGNITVKSKIGVGTEFNFSIPYSIIEHIEIENKKGSQNQNPKRKLLENLKVLVFEDSVLSQKLIKNRLDNWGCNVFITDNENDGLLILKNESIELIIMDLHLTNTTGFNISKKIRNNSSKEIRSVPIIALTADFTVKDSDLCLESGINDYLLKPFNPEELFRKIRLNTNKLNNNIAMKTQPIVSKIDHLYIDEIDLEPVLEECFGDLEMLEQLVVLFKSNAIEFIGKTKVDLKSENIEGIRFNAHKLKSGLNMMQTPSLHKIVEQMHKICLEDKDIKYLRFLYDCFLNEYPAVEKAIDLAMDTYKNK
- a CDS encoding acyl-CoA thioesterase; this encodes MRFHTRKWVKPEDLNANETLFGGTLLAWIDEEAALYSIIQLENKKVVTKYMSEINFMSTAVKGDIVEIGIEVVKFGVSSLTLNCEVRNKMTHETIVTVDNIIMVNLDAEGKPLAHHKTKIEYVKDRLASQE
- a CDS encoding DUF72 domain-containing protein: MKFGKVENPDLIDFTIPVDDPYTEVNLSKYKDITTFNVSVGCAKWNKQDLKNFYPKGTKDELAYYATQFNSIELNATFYRIFPAEQHQKWYDKTPSDFKFFPKIVQNVSHLRRLNDDAYPYIDEFLNVSAHLKEKLGTIFLQMHNNFGPKNWDRVVKFVEYWPKEYPLAMEFRHTDWFNDKVVSQELYHLLEENNITNILVDTAGRRDIMHMRLTNNEAFIRYVGANHPSDKDRLDDWILKLQDWKVKGLNNIHFFIHQNMELESPLLSAHFITNLNKKLGTNLSIPKTLTDSGSLLF
- a CDS encoding glyoxalase, giving the protein MNERNHSMLKIRPEIATARITENMSSNEYFQNKTLRPILKAQNPLLLAVFKNYIKKHKNNYYTFSLEKRLGFIENAIQKDIKFRNSLKGILIGLFTLDEYELYIQNSSALNKRMMGMVIDRLKDQIQFFEEEKTLIK
- a CDS encoding DUF2461 domain-containing protein, translating into MEKVVLTKDVLDFLENLKKNNTREWFDEHKPLFKEKETLIKSFNKAVMEGLNTTDEIEKMKLFRIYRDVRFSKDKTPYKEHFACSFTRAGAKLRGGYYVRIKPRESFIAAGFWEPNKEDLLRVRKELELDADEFRQTINEPSLKKVWGNITGDELKTAPRNFDKEHKDIDLIKKKQFIFVKNVTDKEVISSKFSENTVASFKAIRPFFDLMSDILTTDLNGESLFD